DNA sequence from the Alkalilimnicola ehrlichii MLHE-1 genome:
ACCTGGGCGGCGAGATGAACCCGACCGGCGACTACATGATCGTGCGCCAGTCCGACGCCCACGCCTGGAACGAGGTCTGGCTCGAGGGCGAAGGCTGGATCCGGATCGACCCCACCGCACTGGCCGCCCCGGCACGGCTGGACGAGGGTCTGGCCGGCGCCCTCGGGGACCCCGCCAGCGCCCCGGCCCTGGCCCGGCTGGACGCCTCGTGGCTGCGCGACCTGCGCCTGCGCTGGGATGCGGTGAACATGACCTGGCACCGCTGGATGCTCGGTTACGGCCCGGAGTTGCAGCGCCAGTGGCTGGAACGCCTGGGGCTACAGAGCTGGCAACAAGCGGTGATGGCCCTGGGCCTGGCCCTGATCGCCGCCTCCCTGCTGCTGGCCTGGGTCACGCTTTACCGCAACGCCCCGCCTGCCGCCGATCCGGCCGTCCGTGCCTGGCAGCGTCTGTGCCGGCGTCTGGCCCGCCGGGGCCTGCCCCCACGGCCGGGTGAGCCACCCAACTGCTATGCCCGCCGGATTGCCCGGGCGCGCCCGGACCTGGCTGCCGCCATCTTGCATGTGGCCCGGCTCTACCAGCAGTATCGGTATGAACCCAACCCCAGCCAGGCCGACCTGCAGGCCCTCCGCAAATGCATCAGACGCCTGCGGCCCTGACCGGCGCCCAGACAGGAGAGAGCGACCCATGAAGCAACACCCCTGGATCATCGCCCACCGCGGTGATGTTGAGCGGCATACAGAGAACACACTGCCCGCCTTCCGCTCGGCCCTGGAACGCGGCGCAGATGGCATTGAGCTGGACGTGCAATTCACCGCCGAGGGCACGCCGGTAGTCTTTCACGACCGGGACCTCCGGCGGATCACCGGGCAGCGGGGTAATCTGGCGGACCTGGAGGATAAGGCGCTGGACACCCTGGGCCTGCGCCCGGGACCGGATCAGGCCGGCTTTCACCTGCCCACCCTGCGGGAGGCCTGCGAGTGCCTCGCCCACGCCCGAGTCCCGCTCTTCGTCGAGATCAAGACCGACGCACTGCCCCATCATCAGGTTCCCACGGCCGTGGCCGATGTCCTCCGGGACAGCGAGGCCATCGCCAGTCATCGGGTGCTTATCAGCTTCAGCGAGGCCGCCCTGCGGATCGCCCGATCGCATGCGCGGGTGCCCGTCGGCTGGGTGCTGGAGGCATGGGACATCGCCAGTCGCGAGCGAGCCGAGGCGCTGCAACCCGACTGGTTGTTTTGTGACACCGCGCTGCTGCCGCCGGGCACGGCGCCGCTTTGGGCGGGCCCCTGGGACTGGGCCATCTATGAAATCAACGAAACCGGGCCCGCAGGGGCGCTGGCCCGGCGTGGTGTGAAGGCAATCGAGACGGGAAGGCTTTCTGTCTGGCGGTGAGGCGCGAGGGAAAACAACACCCCTCGCCGCCGGGGCGCCCCCGGCGGACCGGTCCCCGGCCGCTCCCCTGGTCAGCCGCGCGCGGTCCGGCGCCGGTCGGCCAGCGGCTGCTCGGCCAGACCCTGGCGCTCGGCAACCCGACGAACCGCCGGCTCCTGGGCCAACTGCGCCAGGGTAATGCCGTTCAGGAAGTCGTAGATCTGGCGGCTCAGGTCCATCCACAGATCATGGGTCAGGCAGCGCTCACCCTCCTGGCAATCACCCCGCCCCTTGCAGCGTGTGGCATCCACGTTCTCGTCCACGGCCGTAATGATATCGGCAATGGTGATCTGATCCGCGGGCTGGGCCAGGCGATAACCGCCGCCGGGCCCCCGCACCCCGGACACCAGCGAGTGCTTGCGCAGCCGGGCAAAGAGCTGCTCCAGATAGGACAAGGAGATCCCCTGTGACTCGGAGATGTCCGCCAGAGTGACTGGCCCCTGCCCCTCGTGGAGGGCAAGATCCATCATGGCTGTGACCGCGTAGCGGCCCTTGGTCGATAGTTTCATCCCAACCTTCCCGTAAGACTCATCCAGGGCAAAAAACCTTTCGCCTTTTATAGGCACTAAACCCACTTTCGTCAAGGGGTATTGGTTATAAATACGGTTTAAACGTACAAGGCTCAAACGACTGGGGAATCGAAACGGTGCCCCTCGCCGAGACAAAACCGCAGCCAGCGGTTCAGGAACCGGTTGGCACGCCAGCGCCACGCCAGCGACGGCCCTTGGTCGCGGGCCTTGCCGCGCCGCCCCCGGCCCACCACCTCGGCGACCCGGGCGTCGTAATAGATGCGCACCCGCAGGGCGGGCAGCGCCTCGGGCCCCAGTGCCGCCCCGCCCGCGAACTGGTGAGTCAGAAAGTAGGTGCGGGTATAGGGGGTGGACTCGAGCAACTCGGCGTGCAGCGCCGCGCCCCGGGCCATCGGGCTGACCCGACAGAGGCCGTGCTCGGCCTCAGGCAGCAGCCGCCGGAGGAAGAGATAGTTCGACTCGTACAGCTCCATCAGGCCGCTGAAACTGGGCCCGGCCCGCTGACGGTCCAACGCTGGCGACAAGTGCATCATGGGGCCCGATCTTACCACAGGGGTGGCACCTCGGCGGCGGACGAATGGGCGCACGAACCGGACCGGACTGGAAAACGGGCGACAGTTCTAATAAAGTCGCCGCTCCAATTTGGCCTCGTGGATGATTTTGGTGGCGATCTCCTCGATGGACATGGTGGTGGTGTTCACATAGGGAATGCCTTCGCTGCGGAACAGGGCCTCCGCGCGCGCCACCTCGTAGCTGCACTGGCGCAGGGAGGCGTAATCGCTGTTGGG
Encoded proteins:
- a CDS encoding glycerophosphodiester phosphodiesterase family protein, whose translation is MKQHPWIIAHRGDVERHTENTLPAFRSALERGADGIELDVQFTAEGTPVVFHDRDLRRITGQRGNLADLEDKALDTLGLRPGPDQAGFHLPTLREACECLAHARVPLFVEIKTDALPHHQVPTAVADVLRDSEAIASHRVLISFSEAALRIARSHARVPVGWVLEAWDIASRERAEALQPDWLFCDTALLPPGTAPLWAGPWDWAIYEINETGPAGALARRGVKAIETGRLSVWR
- the iscR gene encoding Fe-S cluster assembly transcriptional regulator IscR; this translates as MKLSTKGRYAVTAMMDLALHEGQGPVTLADISESQGISLSYLEQLFARLRKHSLVSGVRGPGGGYRLAQPADQITIADIITAVDENVDATRCKGRGDCQEGERCLTHDLWMDLSRQIYDFLNGITLAQLAQEPAVRRVAERQGLAEQPLADRRRTARG
- a CDS encoding DUF1249 domain-containing protein; its protein translation is MMHLSPALDRQRAGPSFSGLMELYESNYLFLRRLLPEAEHGLCRVSPMARGAALHAELLESTPYTRTYFLTHQFAGGAALGPEALPALRVRIYYDARVAEVVGRGRRGKARDQGPSLAWRWRANRFLNRWLRFCLGEGHRFDSPVV